One Plasmodium sp. gorilla clade G2 genome assembly, chromosome: 12 genomic window carries:
- a CDS encoding apicoplast dimethyladenosine synthase, putative: MYYCSIKLSCALFCFLVVTLLKTNYVLSKGITYKKNVKLYPQIINHYYINDVVFSYNKRRIVTFFVCSSYNEKKKRKRNNEFNIKSELNVQGINTAQIEEDKNNEVVKKNEVVKNNEVVKNNEVIKNNEVIKKNEVVKNNGVVNNNINDNNINKNDCNDKGYNIQSFDDKNQLISRTFEGINIFPIKQNEKDEDYLKTKLPAREFKPKRSLGQNYLKDTNIIKKMISAIELNVDHQHFQNKKRMVVRKQEDKKNTKKKNNKKKKKNNKSGNVKHSDEMEEKKNIDNNVLNKQNIDEQKNVDEQKNVDEQKNVDDQKNIHDVYYKEEPQYNNNLIDNITTEQINKTNEYNNHHNFKEEENINVENFESLKNDGNGIIELGCGLGQISKYLFYKYKNMTGVEIDSRALSIISRTMPGFDFIHDDVLQINYKELSINKKTKLTIIGNLPFYITSQILFCLLDFHKYIEQAIVTIQYEVGERIIATPNQKNYSILSILFNLYTNPYLLFKIPSKAFYPAPKVQAAVMKIIFKNNKSYHQNINCNLLFLKQILKFSFQQRRKKLKSSLKNLLLQYNIPQLPQQFINLRPQQLYPHQFIELTNILFPLHKYPFNPDIQTKVWRKQKHGD, translated from the coding sequence aTGTATTATTGTTCAATTAAATTATCATGCGCTTTATTTTGTTTCCTTGTGGTTACTCTTCTTAAAACAAATTATGTTTTATCAAAAGgaataacatataaaaaaaatgtaaagtTGTACCCCCAAATAattaatcattattatataaacgaTGTAGTTTTCTCATACAACAAAAGAAGGATCGTCACATTCTTTGTGTGTTCTagttataatgaaaaaaagaaaaggaaaagaaataatgaatttaatattaagaGTGAGTTGAACGTTCAAGGGATTAATACAGCACAAATAGAGGAAGACAAAAATAATGAAGTGgtcaaaaaaaatgaagtggttaaaaataatgaagtggtcaaaaataatgaagtgatcaaaaataatgaagtgatcaaaaaaaatgaagtgGTCAAAAATAATGGAGTGGtcaacaataatataaatgacaacaatataaataaaaatgattgtAATGACAAGGGGTATAATATCCAATCCTTTGATGATAAGAATCAGCTGATTAGTCGAACCTTTGAAggcataaatatatttcccataaaacaaaatgaaaaagacgAAGATTATTTAAAAACCAAATTACCGGCTAGAGAATTCAAACCTAAAAGAAGCTTAGgacaaaattatttaaaagatacaaatattataaagaaaatgattaGTGCTATAGAATTGAATGTCGATCATCAACATTTTCAAAATAAGAAAAGGATGGTAGTAAGGAAACAGgaagacaaaaaaaacacgaaaaaaaaaaataataaaaaaaaaaaaaaaaataataaaagtggaAATGTAAAACACTCTGATGAAATGGAagaaaagaagaatataGACAATAATGTAttgaataaacaaaatattgatgaacaaaaaaatgttgatgaacaaaaaaatgttgatgaacaaaaaaatgttgatgatcaaaaaaatattcatgaTGTATATTATAAGGAGGAACcacaatataataacaaccttattgataatataaccacagaacaaataaataagacAAACGAATACAATAATCATCATAATTTCaaggaagaagaaaatataaatgtagaaAATTTTGAAAGCCTAAAAAACGATGGAAATGGAATTATAGAATTAGGATGTGGATTAGGTCAAATaagtaaatatttattttataaatataaaaatatgacagGTGTAGAAATCGATAGTAGAGCATTATCTATAATTAGTAGAACGATGCCTGGATTTGATTTTATTCATGATGATGTActtcaaataaattataaagaattatctataaataaaaaaacaaaattaacTATCATTGGAAATCTTCCATTCTATATAACATCacaaattttattttgtttattagattttcataaatatatagaacaaGCTATTGTTACCATACAATATGAAGTAGGAGAAAGAATTATAGCTACACctaatcaaaaaaattattcaattctaagtattttatttaatttatatacaaatccatatttactttttaaaatacCAAGTAAAGCATTTTATCCAGCACCTAAAGTTCAAGCAGCtgttatgaaaataatattcaaaaataataaatcctatcatcaaaatataaattgtaatttattatttcttaaacAAATTCTTAAATTCTCATTTCAAcagagaagaaaaaaattaaaaagtagTTTAAAAAATctattattacaatataatatacctCAATTACCTCAACAATTCATAAATCTAAGACCACAACAATTATATCCTCATCAATTTATTGAACTTacaaatattctttttccTCTTCATAAATATCCTTTCAATCCTGACATACAAACAAAGGTATGGAGGAAACAAAAACACGGTGATTAA
- a CDS encoding rRNA-processing protein, putative yields the protein MKERNILQGVTPEPLSVLDYVDNMFNKKKKDKELKKSSLDEWGHMKKMEKTEEIKLQWALLQHENLYTVNEYNKLKKDEKMPDFFQVATIVNNSDKIKVGGGKESQSLHTSNRRKKKTLSALQMLERNDDLKQWCINKYTKIQKQKNIGGKSFVRKQKKQLLKIKNGK from the coding sequence atgaaAGAGAGAAATATTTTACAAGGAGTGACACCAGAACCATTATCAGTTTTAGATTATGTTgataatatgtttaataagaaaaagaaagataaGGAATTAAAAAAGAGTTCATTAGATGAATGGGgtcatatgaaaaaaatggaaaagactgaagaaataaaattacaATGGGCATTATTACAAcatgaaaatttatatactgtcaatgaatataataaattaaaaaaagatgaaaagaTGCCTGATTTTTTTCAAGTTGCTACTATTGTTAATAATagtgataaaataaaagtggGAGGAGGAAAAGAATCTCAATCTTTACATACATCTAATAGAAGAAAGAAGAAAACTTTATCAGCACTACAAATGTTAGAAAGAAATGATGATCTTAAACAGTggtgtataaataaatatacaaaaatacaaaagcaaaaaaatattggTGGGAAATCTTTTGTAAGGAAACAAAAGAAACAATTATTGAAAATCAAAAATGGGAAATGA